One Misgurnus anguillicaudatus chromosome 22, ASM2758022v2, whole genome shotgun sequence DNA segment encodes these proteins:
- the bmp3 gene encoding bone morphogenetic protein 3: protein MLFLSRGERLGAHATQPKQSRTSSMDRCQRLFVLLLGWGYFCCGHCAVLKTSFVGFSKDAEFGHKLEDKQHVKKTEQDTLSEHMQMLYAKYNSAGFPLKDGNTVRSFKAHSGTINNKQLQIFNLTSLTKSEDVLSATLHYYIGDLQNSSHRCAKSKSCAHHNLRRQGHIHLDVWTFSIVDNTTRTIGHFSINISTMHRDFISWQWKDVTRVVNQAKHHDQLLIGIDIDSKGRQPLKKLLSDRSPYILVYANDSAISEPESVVSTLQRHKRRLVPNLHLLEAHNRSTSSQHRTRRSANVLLPLQNNELPGPEYPYEVPTWDEASPFDPMESKPVKRPRKKPRKNPRHKNPLLQFDEQTIKKARKKQWNEPKNCARRYLKVDFADIGWSEWIISPKSFDAYYCSGSCQFPMAKSLKPSNHATIQSIVRAVGVVSGIPEPCCVPEKMSPLSILFFDEDKNVVLKVYPNMTVDSCACR from the exons ATGCTATTCCTCTCAAGAGGCGAGCGTTTAGGAGCGCATGCAACTCAACCTAAACAGTCCCGCACCTCAAGCATGGATCGCTGTCAACGACTGTTTGTCCTCCTGTTGGGATGGGGTTATTTTTGCTGTGGACACTGCGCTGTGCTTAAGACATCCTTCGTGGGCTTCTCAAAAGACGCAGAATTTGGACATAAACTGGAGGACAAACAGCATGTGAAGAAAACGGAGCAGGACACGCTTTCAGAGCACATGCAGATGCTGTACGCCAAATACAACAGTGCGGGATTCCCTCTGAAAGATGGCAACACTGTACGCAGCTTTAAAGCGCATTCAG gcacaatcaacaacaagcAGCTACAAATCTTTAACCTCACTTCCCTCACCAAATCCGAGGACGTTCTTTCAGCAACACTACACTACTACATCGGTGACCTACAGAACAGCAGCCACCGATGCGCAAAGTCTAAGAGCTGTGCTCACCATAATCTCAGGCGACAAGGTCACATTCACCTCGATGTCTGGACTTTCAGCATTGTGGATAACACCACCAGAACGATCGGCCATTTTTCCATTAACATTTCCACAATGCACCGGGACTTTATATCATGGCAGTGGAAAGACGTAACTCGCGTAGTCAACCAAGCCAAACATCACGACCAGCTTCTCATAGGCATCGACATTGACTCGAAAGGACGACAACCACTGAAGAAACTCTTGTCGGATAGGTCTCCCTACATTCTGGTCTACGCCAACGACTCCGCTATCTCCGAACCCGAGAGCGTCGTGTCCACCCTCCAGAGACACAAACGCAGATTGGTGCCTAACCTTCATTTGCTTGAAGCTCATAACCGCAGCACCTCCTCGCAACATCGGACCAGGCGGTCCGCCAACGTCCTACTGCCGCTGCAGAACAACGAGCTTCCAGGCCCTGAGTACCCTTATGAGGTACCTACCTGGGATGAGGCCAGCCCGTTTGATCCGATGGAGAGCAAGCCAGTCAAGCGCCCTCGTAAGAAGCCTCGCAAGAACCCAAGGCACAAGAATCCACTGCTGCAGTTTGATGAGCAGACCATAAAGAAAGCACGCAAGAAGCAGTGGAATGAACCTAAAAACTGTGCTCGAAGATATTTAAAGGTCGATTTCGCAGATATTGGCTGGAGCGAGTGGATTATCTCCCCAAAGTCTTTTGATGCATACTACTGCTCGGGGTCCTGTCAGTTCCCCATGGCGAAG TCTTTGAAACCTTCAAACCATGCAACCATTCAGAGCATCGTGCGAGCAGTGGGCGTGGTCTCCGGCATCCCAGAGCCCTGCTGTGTGCCCGAGAAGATGTCTCCCCTCAGCATCCTCTTCTTTGATGAAGACAAGAACGTGGTCCTCAAGGTCTACCCCAACATGACAGTGGACTCGTGTGCCTGTCGGTAA